A part of Halobacterium jilantaiense genomic DNA contains:
- a CDS encoding MarR family transcriptional regulator, with the protein MPVPVDELTSDDRFPIKPDTNEYCALSFLFAHREYGFTPREIADRTALNKTAISSTMARLFEYGLIERADNVYYVDPIRASELKRRLESLDSLIHLFESAPDDSYAEKGWEQELPTFDPDEKADASEGKSEPVEAQAEALIEDIVDCRRTE; encoded by the coding sequence ATGCCCGTTCCGGTTGACGAACTCACGAGTGACGATCGGTTCCCGATCAAGCCGGACACGAACGAGTACTGCGCTCTTAGCTTCCTTTTCGCACACCGCGAATACGGCTTCACCCCACGCGAAATCGCAGATCGAACAGCCCTCAACAAGACCGCCATCTCGAGCACGATGGCTCGTCTCTTTGAGTACGGGCTTATCGAACGAGCAGACAACGTCTATTACGTCGACCCAATCCGAGCCAGTGAGCTAAAGCGACGGCTCGAATCGCTCGATTCACTCATTCACCTCTTCGAGTCAGCACCCGACGACAGCTACGCCGAGAAGGGCTGGGAACAGGAACTTCCGACCTTCGATCCAGATGAAAAAGCGGATGCCTCAGAGGGGAAATCCGAACCGGTAGAAGCACAAGCTGAAGCCCTCATCGAAGATATCGTAGACTGTCGTAGAACGGAATAA
- a CDS encoding zinc-ribbon domain-containing protein: MPYCPNCGSQVKAVHHYCGSCGQALSEIAESESDPPMAVDRDGFLSLRSLSYVNELLEGEQELD; encoded by the coding sequence ATGCCCTACTGCCCGAATTGTGGGAGCCAAGTCAAGGCGGTTCACCACTACTGCGGATCCTGTGGACAGGCACTGTCCGAGATTGCAGAGTCTGAGAGCGACCCGCCGATGGCAGTCGATAGGGATGGATTCCTGTCACTGCGTTCGCTCTCGTACGTCAATGAACTACTAGAGGGAGAACAGGAACTTGACTGA
- a CDS encoding RNA-guided endonuclease InsQ/TnpB family protein: MAQEQTLVKTLDFQLNIQSDNESLLEDATLESRWAYNETIRLAKQGVDWNEIPDRVADDADLVKNTTQRVVAKALGAMDNYYEYDDFNQPSHTKDGTYPLRANFEEGYNLTLRDDGTVEFRISAKPYKHVQGVLEGDDAHLDILRAALAGDEWNIGTAEALFHDGTPELHVNITNTERTVRDKHDSRTAIGVDVNEDNVALSALSADGVEDTLVIDFPEIKFERHRYFTMRKRVQNAEKPSMHETLEGREERFVRDRLHKVSRHIVEWCQQFETPCIIFEDLKEMRDSIDYGTRMNRRLHHLPFRALQYYTSYKAAFEGVPTAWIDPEFTSQQCPMCGHTERANRHKKRFKCRDCEHQDHSDRGASVNIAVKGIEKHQDWNVPALNSLPQVRKVRRQASGAVDAPTVALDTVRGHHPDGIRGVSD, encoded by the coding sequence ATGGCACAAGAGCAGACTCTCGTGAAGACGCTGGATTTCCAACTCAACATCCAGAGTGACAACGAGAGTCTGCTGGAAGATGCCACGCTCGAATCCCGATGGGCGTACAACGAAACTATCCGTCTTGCCAAGCAGGGCGTGGATTGGAACGAAATCCCCGACCGCGTTGCCGACGACGCCGATCTCGTGAAAAACACCACACAGCGCGTCGTTGCGAAAGCACTCGGGGCAATGGACAACTACTACGAGTACGACGACTTCAACCAGCCAAGCCACACCAAAGACGGCACGTACCCGCTTCGAGCCAACTTCGAGGAAGGGTACAACCTCACGCTTCGAGACGACGGAACCGTGGAGTTCCGTATCAGCGCGAAACCCTACAAGCACGTCCAAGGCGTGCTGGAAGGTGACGACGCCCATCTCGACATTCTCCGAGCGGCACTCGCTGGCGACGAGTGGAACATCGGAACGGCAGAAGCACTATTCCACGATGGGACGCCCGAGTTGCACGTCAACATCACGAATACCGAGCGTACCGTCCGTGACAAACACGATTCTCGGACAGCCATTGGCGTGGACGTCAACGAAGACAACGTGGCACTGTCGGCGCTGTCAGCAGATGGCGTTGAGGACACATTAGTCATCGACTTCCCCGAAATCAAGTTCGAGCGCCACCGCTACTTCACGATGCGAAAGCGGGTGCAGAACGCCGAGAAACCGAGTATGCATGAGACGCTGGAAGGACGAGAAGAACGGTTCGTCCGTGACCGACTCCACAAGGTGAGTCGGCACATCGTGGAGTGGTGCCAACAGTTCGAGACACCGTGTATCATCTTTGAAGACCTCAAAGAGATGCGCGATAGTATCGACTACGGCACTCGGATGAACCGACGCTTGCACCACCTGCCGTTCCGTGCGCTACAATACTACACATCGTACAAAGCCGCCTTCGAGGGCGTGCCAACAGCGTGGATTGACCCTGAATTCACGAGTCAGCAGTGTCCGATGTGTGGACACACGGAACGGGCGAACCGCCACAAAAAGCGGTTCAAGTGCCGGGACTGTGAGCATCAAGACCACAGCGACCGAGGTGCGAGCGTCAACATCGCCGTGAAAGGCATCGAGAAGCATCAAGACTGGAATGTGCCTGCTCTCAACAGCCTTCCCCAAGTGCGGAAGGTGCGACGGCAGGCATCGGGGGCCGTGGACGCCCCGACCGTGGCCTTAGATACCGTGAGAGGGCATCATCCCGATGGTATCCGAGGCGTGTCCGACTAA
- a CDS encoding McrB family protein → MTPRRFTHYVTYQGATNIPSTRSWAVLYPSVLGDHKSAYQLYIYFYPNEIEYGIDNGSDVPRKEYDDESFESEDEISIQNVVEAYRERLDTFWRWNEELIEEPDSAEYDELPWFETVEKHLQRKKQIVFHGPPGTGKTYGALNFAKWWIDRGLNEEDHFDDAVEDRLRMVTFHPTFSYEDFIEGITAKTRDGDLVYEPEAGVFKEMAEDAVEAYEDADSKAEAPRYILIIDEVNRGNIPKIFGETITLIESDKRLGEPNEMRDELPHPEDRLVVPPNLYIIGAMNTADRSIALVDAAIRRRFRFRHFPPNYEVLYDDLGFDGEQDVKTKASVEEGEDLGGLSILALSAINERIRDSGNLGKGKQVGHSYLIGGTTDERLVESWKNEILPLLDEYYFGDMERLKEHIFDGGGENLFNWKEQRIADFDSDALRAALSELVDEDGGVE, encoded by the coding sequence TTGACCCCGAGGCGGTTCACTCACTACGTCACCTATCAGGGCGCAACCAACATCCCGAGTACTCGTTCGTGGGCTGTTCTGTATCCGAGTGTTCTCGGAGATCACAAATCAGCATATCAACTGTACATCTATTTCTATCCAAATGAGATCGAATACGGGATCGATAACGGGAGCGACGTCCCTCGAAAGGAATACGATGATGAGTCGTTCGAGTCTGAAGACGAAATATCGATCCAGAACGTGGTCGAAGCGTACAGAGAACGGTTGGACACCTTCTGGAGGTGGAATGAAGAACTGATCGAAGAACCGGACTCCGCAGAGTACGACGAGTTACCATGGTTCGAAACCGTGGAGAAACATCTCCAGCGCAAGAAACAGATCGTTTTCCACGGCCCGCCAGGAACCGGGAAGACCTATGGCGCGCTCAACTTCGCCAAGTGGTGGATAGACAGGGGACTGAACGAGGAAGATCACTTCGACGACGCTGTTGAGGACCGCCTTCGGATGGTAACGTTCCATCCAACGTTTTCGTATGAGGACTTCATCGAGGGGATAACGGCGAAAACTCGTGACGGCGACCTCGTGTACGAACCCGAGGCTGGCGTGTTCAAGGAGATGGCTGAGGACGCCGTCGAGGCCTACGAAGACGCCGATTCGAAAGCAGAGGCCCCCAGATACATCCTCATCATCGACGAAGTGAACCGGGGAAACATCCCGAAGATTTTCGGTGAGACGATCACCCTCATCGAGAGCGACAAGCGACTCGGTGAGCCGAACGAGATGAGAGACGAGCTGCCACATCCAGAGGATCGGCTCGTAGTGCCCCCAAACCTCTACATCATCGGGGCGATGAACACGGCCGATCGGTCAATCGCACTCGTCGATGCCGCGATACGTCGTCGATTCCGATTTCGACACTTCCCGCCGAACTACGAAGTTCTCTACGACGACCTTGGCTTCGATGGTGAACAGGATGTCAAAACCAAGGCTTCAGTCGAAGAGGGAGAGGACCTTGGTGGTCTCTCCATTCTCGCACTCAGTGCTATCAACGAACGTATCCGAGACAGTGGGAACCTCGGGAAAGGCAAACAGGTTGGTCACTCCTACCTTATCGGTGGTACCACGGATGAGCGTCTCGTAGAGTCCTGGAAGAACGAGATACTCCCGCTGCTCGATGAGTACTACTTCGGAGACATGGAGCGGCTCAAAGAGCACATATTCGATGGCGGGGGTGAGAACCTATTCAACTGGAAGGAACAGCGGATCGCCGATTTCGATTCCGACGCTCTCCGCGCCGCGCTTTCCGAACTCGTTGACGAGGATGGTGGAGTGGAGTGA
- a CDS encoding McrC family protein, which yields MTTADLIELSEYDESDPIDLSDDDIEMIESQVDGLRVEYRRGKQVVLHTDHRVGVVALPDGPTIEIQPKIGDPNLVTLLRYANGAEPTHLSRETELESGTNFVDTVAALFLEELEAVLSQGLRREYVDVEGTEEYLRGRLNVQRQLAGGPGKTDFECDYDEFTYDTTLNQTILCVANVLSSVVDGTGIAGELREYESRLRRRVTLREVSIEEAERIELTRLTDYYEKVLVLSRLVLKHIYIEDIVAGEGASYSLLIGMNDVFEKVVERTARETVDERDGWSVEGQARTDNLLRGSPPIRMRPDFVVKRHGEPVLVGDAKWKTGVKNNDVYQVVAYQTAYDAPCVLVYPDNDGAVENDYSVKNGHSLAMLELPTGVNTADVHEFGRENVERFFDFLSRTVG from the coding sequence GTGACAACTGCTGACCTAATAGAGCTGTCCGAGTACGACGAATCGGACCCAATCGACCTGTCCGATGACGATATCGAGATGATCGAATCACAGGTCGATGGATTACGAGTGGAGTACAGACGAGGCAAACAGGTCGTACTGCACACGGATCATCGAGTCGGAGTCGTCGCTCTCCCCGACGGACCCACTATTGAGATACAACCGAAGATCGGGGATCCAAACCTAGTCACGCTACTACGATACGCAAACGGGGCAGAGCCAACCCATCTCTCGCGCGAAACGGAACTCGAAAGCGGGACGAATTTTGTGGACACGGTAGCAGCCCTGTTTCTCGAAGAGCTGGAGGCAGTTCTGTCTCAAGGTCTCAGGAGAGAGTACGTCGATGTAGAAGGAACAGAAGAGTATCTCCGTGGCAGACTAAACGTCCAGAGACAGCTCGCAGGAGGTCCCGGTAAGACGGATTTCGAGTGCGATTACGACGAATTCACCTATGATACCACGCTAAACCAGACGATTCTCTGCGTTGCGAACGTGCTGTCGTCGGTGGTGGATGGCACCGGGATCGCTGGCGAACTACGCGAATACGAATCGCGGCTCAGACGACGAGTGACGCTCCGCGAAGTTTCGATCGAGGAAGCCGAACGGATCGAACTGACTCGTCTTACTGATTACTATGAGAAGGTTCTGGTCTTGTCTCGGCTCGTGCTGAAACACATCTACATCGAAGATATCGTCGCCGGTGAGGGTGCATCGTACTCCCTGTTGATCGGAATGAATGACGTGTTCGAAAAGGTGGTGGAGAGAACTGCACGCGAAACTGTGGACGAACGAGATGGCTGGAGCGTCGAAGGGCAGGCTCGAACCGACAATCTACTCAGGGGAAGTCCGCCGATTCGTATGCGGCCTGATTTCGTCGTCAAGCGCCACGGTGAGCCAGTGCTGGTCGGGGACGCCAAGTGGAAGACCGGCGTCAAGAATAACGATGTCTATCAGGTCGTAGCGTATCAGACCGCCTATGATGCGCCTTGTGTGTTGGTCTATCCAGACAACGATGGTGCTGTCGAGAATGACTACTCTGTGAAGAACGGGCATAGTTTAGCGATGTTGGAGCTACCGACTGGGGTGAATACTGCAGATGTTCATGAATTCGGTCGAGAAAACGTTGAGCGATTTTTCGATTTTCTCTCCCGGACCGTGGGTTGA